One part of the Ziziphus jujuba cultivar Dongzao chromosome 2, ASM3175591v1 genome encodes these proteins:
- the LOC107405726 gene encoding ankyrin repeat-containing protein BDA1-like, which translates to MDDLKTAAQNGDLNMLYYLIYNNPSLLDHIDEVTFFDTPLHIAAQYGKVEFAKEIMNLKPSFARMLNQSLYSPMHLALYNKQINMVHLFLECEAPDRLVRIRGRHGETPLHYLAAKENDVDHQQQKILLLPKFISVCPQSIQDTNNRKETAFHLAVKSENDDAFDFLLGGLRRACHKGSEMDERKIINLKDANGDNVLHIATAMNQSQLMDLTVS; encoded by the exons ATGGATGACTTGAAAACCGCTGCTCAAAATGGCGATTTGAACATGCTATActatttaatttacaataatcCATCTCTACTTGATCACATCGATGAGGTAACATTTTTCGATACTCCTTTGCATATAGCAGCTCAGTATGGGAAGGTCGAATTTGCAAAGGAGATAATGAATTTGAAACCATCATTTGCTCGGATGCTAAATCAAAGTTTATATAGTCCCATGCACCTTGCCTTGTACAACAAACAAATCAATATGGTTCATTTATTTCTAGAATGCGAAGCGCCTGATCGTCTTGTTCGCATTCGAGGAAGGCATGGTGAAACTCCTTTGCATTATCTGGCTGCAAAAGAAAACGATGTGGATCATCAACAACAAAAGATTCTTCTCTTACCGAAATTCATATCGGTTTGTCCACAAAGTATCCAAGATACGAATAATCGAAAGGAAACCGCTTTTCATCTTGCTGTTAAGTCTGAAAATGATGATGCTTTTGATTTCTTATTAGGCGGACTGCGAAGAGCTTGCCATAAAGGCTCTGAAATGGATGAGAGGAAAATTATAAACTTGAAGGATGCCAATGGGGACAATGTGTTACACATTGCTACCGCTATGAATCAATCCCAA TTAATGGATTTAACTGTGTCTTAA